Proteins encoded together in one Penaeus vannamei isolate JL-2024 chromosome 11, ASM4276789v1, whole genome shotgun sequence window:
- the LOC138863310 gene encoding uncharacterized protein: MANVQCDCTRRNDLGFRGSRGKAMRKKSKCDTAKFRRGADWLIIKGLKLPNTAVILGHSQPPSEKVKVFGLQLDMWAPPTTEVLIRYNLSLLFPEGNNELASQVSVCYRVKPTTLTSYEGHISLASTDQNNDILYLYRRGGEHGFYYNGVRQYGFPDFKTDIRLHQWTNYCHVFSSGQYTAYVQGKERVRGKITTNIIPLALNSTLTLGQEQDLLAGAFDVEQIFRGFISGVNIWNRSLTRVEVKEQAGCSTAPPGNIFSTDRDELELFNVLETLERPEVFCAEEARYVIFPEPRYIEDSILLCKRMGYKVFSPSTHEQNLQLHNESLQFADLCSSNYHLWIGITDADQEGVWRKFSDDSEIEPFFELTEPNGGDGENCMLMFLPNGLWVDTSCAIRWPACVPCEVTHATPLRLRGLCFSKEPETFYEALGYRAKKPYFHGYYGIMIYHVGEAKWEIFDTTKQKSIASLALASTSLYPVGRFKWLVQHSICNHVLATEIELSLSVCQNSEFTCSNGDCIPKEGRCDSKDDCSDLSDEDDCQVTLLPKGYRRERPPENNTADGISYLGSTVEVLRFMEISDVRRLVSVEFVIELTWLDPRPRYLNLRDTVEWNQLHERDLSSVWRPQLKFPNVLNGDISLLDEEVFLKRIGRPEPADFNDVRMDEIYPGEAAILIQKQQYSGSFACSFDVYYYPFDTQRCSILLQLSDRSELIRFRTWDAQVIYQEDLNLPSYVINDYLVLVTERGNDQTRYSALKVEIELTRRRKMIVMAVYVPTLMLLLIGYSTLFVKVSLMQVRLVVSLTTLLVLYTLFNNTSDALPVTDYVKMIDLWFFHCIFLLFFIILSHVLVDHLDTKGQDIVQIRPSNAATNPKEVVRVVRKPEMLMRVLRKYVVPFVSLCFNVVYWSILLGSQK; the protein is encoded by the exons ATGGCAAATGTacag tgtgactgcacACGCCGAAATGACCTCGGTTTCCGTGGTTCCAGAGGAAAAGCAATGCGGAAGAAGTCCAAGTGTGACACGGCAAAGTTTCGTCGTGGGGCCGACTGGCTCATTATTAAGGGCCTAAAACTACCGAATA CAGCGGTCATCCTGGGTCACTCACAACCCCCCTCAGAGAAAGTGAAGGTCTTTGGCTTACAACTCGACATGTGGGCGCCGCCTACAACTGAGGTGTTGATCCgctacaacctctctctcttattcccggaG GGAAACAACGAACTGGCTAGTCAAGTCAGCGTATGTTACAGGGTTAAGCCAACGACCCTAACGAGCTACGAGGGCCACATATCCCTGGCTTCAACGGACCAAAACAATGACATCCTCTATTTGT ACCGCCGAGGAGGAGAGCACGGCTTCTACTACAACGGCGTAAGACAATATGGCTTCCCGGACTTCAAGACCGACATTAGGCTACACCAGTGGACGAACTACTGCCATGTCTTCTCCTCGGGGCAATACACAGCCTACGTCCAAGGCAAGGAACGTGTAAGAGGGAAGATAACAACCAATATCATCCCGTTGGCTCTTAACAGTACCCTTACCCTTGGCCAAGAGCAGGACCTCCTTGCCGGGGCGTTCGACGTGGAGCAAATTTTTCGGGGCTTCATCTCCGGGGTTAACATATGGAATAGGTCTCTGACCAGGGTAGAGGTCAAGGAACAAGCTGGCTGCTCGACCGCTCCACCGGGGAACATCTTCTCGACGGACAGGGACGAACTAGAGTTGTTCAATGTGTTGGAGACCCTTGAGAGGCCGGAGGTGTTCTGCGCGGAAGAGGCCAGGTACGTGATCTTCCCCGAACCGCGGTACATTGAGGATTCGATCCTTTTGTGCAAGCGCATGGGGTACAAGGTGTTCAGCCCGAGCACGCACGAACAAAACCTGCAGCTGCACAACGAGTCCCTTCAGTTCGCAGACTTGTGCTCCTCCAACTACCACCTGTGGATCGGAATCACCGACGCCGACCAGGAGGGCGTCTGGAGGAAGTTTTCGGACGACTCTGAGATCGAGCCGTTCTTCGAGCTGACAGAGCCGAACGGCGGCGACGGAGAGAACTGCATGCTGATGTTCCTTCCGAACGGCCTGTGGGTCGACACGTCCTGCGCCATCCGGTGGCCTGCGTGCGTCCCGTGCGAGGTGACGCACGCCACGCCGCTCCGCCTGAGGGGGCTCTGCTTCAGCAAGGAGCCGGAAACCTTCTATGAAGCTCTGGGCTACAGGGCCAAGAAGCCCTACTTCCATGGGTACTACGGCATTATGATCTACCACGTGGGTGAAGCCAAGTGGGAGATCTTTGACACGACGAAGCAAAAGAGCATCGCCAGCCTGGCCCTCGCTTCGACGAGCCTCTACCCCGTCGGCCGCTTCAAGTGGCTGGTCCAGCACTCGATCTGCAACCACGTTCTGGCCACGGAGATCGAGCTGAGCCTCTCCGTGTGCCAGAACTCGGAGTTCACGTGCTCGAACGGCGACTGCATACCGAAGGAGGGTCGCTGCGACAGCAAGGACGACTGCTCAGACCTGTCGGACGAGGACGACTGCCAGGTCACGCTCCTCCCCAAGGGCTACCGGCGCGAGAGGCCGCCGGAGAACAACACCGCCGACGGCATCTCCTACCTGGGGTCCACGGTCGAGGTCCTTCGCTTCATGGAGATCAGCGATGTCCGGCGTCTCGTGAGCGTCGAGTTCGTGATCGAGCTGACGTGGCTGGACCCGAGGCCGAGGTACCTCAACCTCAGGGACACCGTGGAGTGGAATCAGCTGCACGAGCGCGACCTCAGCAGCGTGTGGAGGCCGCAGCTGAAGTTCCCCAACGTGCTCAACGGCGACATCAGTCTGCTGGACGAGGAGGTCTTCCTCAAGAGGATCGGGAGGCCCGAGCCCGCGGACTTCAATGACGTCAGAATGG ATGAAATATACCCTGGGGAGGCAGCCATCTTGATTCAGAAGCAACAGTACAG CGGGAGCTTCGCCTGTTCCTTCGACGTCTACTACTACCCCTTCGACACCCAGCGATGCTCCATCCTGCTGCAGCTCTCGGACAGGTCAGAGCTCATCCGGTTTCGGACCTGGGACGCGCAGGTCATATACCAGGAGGACCTGAACCTACCCTCGTACGTCATCAACGACTACCTGGTCTTGGTGACTGAGCGAGGGAACGACCAGACGCGATATAGTGCCTTGAAG GTAGAGATAGAATTAACGAGACGGAGGAAAATGATCGTGATGGCCGTGTATGTGCCGACGTTGATGCTGCTGCTCATTGGATATTCGACGCTGTTTGTGAAAGTCTCTCTGATGCAG GTACGTCTGGTAGTGAGTCTGACCACACTCCTGGTCCTGTACACCCTCTTCAACAACACCTCGGACGCCCTCCCCGTCACCGACTACGTCAAGATGATCGACCTCTGGTTCTTCCActgcatcttcctcctcttcttcatcatcctttcccaCGTCCTCGTCGACCACCTGGACACCAAAGGGCAAGACATCGTGCAGATACGCCCTTCCAACGCCGCCACGAACCCGAAGGAGGTCGTGAGGGTCGTGAGGAAACCGGAGATGCTGATGAGGGTCTTGAGGAAGTACGTGGTGCCCTTCGTCAGCCTCTGCTTCAACGTCGTCTATTGGTCCATTCTCTTGGGTTCTCAGAAGTAG